A genomic region of Zygotorulaspora mrakii chromosome 7, complete sequence contains the following coding sequences:
- the RPS3 gene encoding 40S ribosomal protein uS3 (similar to Saccharomyces cerevisiae RPS3 (YNL178W); ancestral locus Anc_2.76) encodes MVALISKKRKLVADGVFYAELNEFFTRELAEEGYSGVEVRVTPTKTEIIIRATRTQEVLGENGRRINELTLLIQKRFKYKPGTIVLYAERVQDRGLSAVAQAESMKFKLLNGLAIRRAAYGVVRYVMESGAKGCEVVVSGKLRAARAKSMKFADGFLIHSGQPVKDFIDTATRHVLLRQGVLGIKVKIMRDPAQSRTGPKALPDAVNIIEPKEEEPILAPSVKDYRPAEAKPQEVVEEVVEEVVAEIDASA; translated from the coding sequence ATGGTTGCTTTGATTTccaagaagagaaagctAGTCGCTGACGGTGTCTTTTACGCTGAATTGAACGAATTCTTCACCAGAGAATTGGCTGAAGAAGGTTACTCTGGTGTTGAAGTCAGAGTTACTCCAACCAAGACTGAAATTATCATCAGAGCTACCAGAACTCAAGAAGTTTTGGGTGAAAATGGTAGAAGAATCAACGAGTTGACCTTGTTGATCCAAAAGAGATTCAAGTACAAGCCAGGTACCATTGTTCTATATGCCGAAAGAGTTCAAGACCGTGGTCTTTCTGCCGTTGCTCAAGCCGAGTCCATGAAATTCAAGTTGTTGAATGGTCTAGCTATCAGAAGAGCTGCCTACGGTGTCGTTAGATACGTTATGGAATCCGGTGCCAAGGGTTGTGAAGTTGTTGTCTCTGGTAAGTTGAGAGCTGCAAGAGCTAAATCCATGAAGTTCGCTGACGGTTTCTTGATCCACTCTGGTCAACCAGTTAAGGACTTCATCGACACTGCTACCAGACACGTCTTGTTGAGACAAGGTGTCTTGGGTATCAAGGTCAAGATTATGAGAGATCCAGCTCAAAGTAGAACCGGTCCAAAGGCCTTGCCAGACGCTGTCAACATCATTGAACCAAAGGAAGAAGAACCAATCTTGGCTCCTTCTGTCAAGGATTACAGACCAGCTGAAGCAAAGCCTCAAGAGGTTGTTGAAGAGGtcgttgaagaagttgtCGCTGAAATTGATGCTTCTGCTTAA
- the RAD7 gene encoding UV-damaged DNA-binding protein RAD7 (similar to Saccharomyces cerevisiae RAD7 (YJR052W); ancestral locus Anc_1.492), whose protein sequence is MYRNRSRSKKNEDDGVKGPSSALTQFLRDQGISAQAIKDRWKQQQKGEEEEQQKESEPNAAQDEATIQSLKSETDDTEQTALLGDSDSNTETDDDLPFDRRIKVDQDSDEEEYGSDETSVKKRASIKTTLADKKRQSQVLQNRRKKRKRAADLLDRKLDRIPTLQDLCIKRISGNIYDLQKGNEKNEDTFFSQIRDVLGGISTDNLNNLGKALSKNRALNDSTLQLFLKTDLNDLTFYDCSKLSFEGYKSLAIFCPHLTKVSLQMCGQLNNEALLYMSEKLTNLSAVHLDGPFLINSDTWDKFFRNMKGRLTEFHISNTHRFTDRSLSSLLINCGSDLLSLKFSRLDSVFNYALLPQYINNDQLHTLAIEYPFNEGDVTDEVIINILGQIGSNIKALILNGCSDLTDSMVINGMTSFLADNRSLTVLELEELNSISTDSLMYFFNAVPLPNLKHCSLKRCSQIGDMAVIELLLNDAKESLEYLNLNSIKALTKESILMMSCPKLTHLDVSFVRCVDDSVVEKVGSQNPSLKLMEVFGDNLITRKAKLSLGLTLTGRESDTI, encoded by the coding sequence ATGTACAGAAATAGGAGCAGATctaagaaaaatgaagacGATGGTGTCAAGGGGCCAAGCTCCGCTCTTACACAATTCTTAAGAGATCAAGGTATCAGTGCCCAAGCCATTAAAGACCGTTGGAAACAGCAGCAAAAGggagaagaagaggaacAGCAAAAAGAGTCCGAGCCAAATGCAGCACAAGACGAAGCTACTATACAGTCTTTGAAGTCGGAGACGGATGATACTGAGCAGACTGCGCTATTGGGTGACAGCGATTCAAATACCGAGACGGATGACGACTTACCGTTTGATCGGCGAATTAAAGTGGACCAGGACagtgatgaagaggagTACGGTAGTGATGAAACCTCAGTGAAGAAGCGAGCTAGCATAAAAACCACACTGGCAGATAAAAAGAGACAGAGCCAAGTCTTGCAAAATCgtagaaagaaaagaaaaagagccGCCGATTTGCTAGATAGGAAACTAGACAGAATACCAACTTTGCAAGACCTTtgtatcaaaagaataagTGGAAATATTTATGACCttcaaaaaggaaatgaaaaaaacgaaGACACGTTCTTTTCACAGATTAGAGATGTTCTTGGTGGTATATCGACAGACAACCTGAACAATCTGGGTAAAGCATTATCTAAAAATAGGGCATTGAATGATAGTACGTTGCAgctctttttgaaaacggATTTAAATGACTTGACATTTTATGATTGTTCTAAGCTATCCTTTGAAGGCTATAAGTCTTTAGCTATATTTTGTCCTCATTTAACTAAAGTTTCACTTCAAATGTGTGGGCAATTGAACAATGAAGCTCTTTTGTATAtgagtgaaaaattgacAAACTTGAGTGCAGTACATCTAGATGGACCATTCTTGATCAACAGCGATACATGGgacaaattttttcgaaatatgAAGGGTAGGCTAACAGAGTTTCACATATCAAATACTCACAGATTTACTGATAGGTCATTGAGTAGTCTCTTAATTAATTGCGGGTCAGATTTActctctttgaaattttctcGTCTAGATTCAGTTTTCAACTATGCTTTACTGCCGCAATATATTAACAATGATCAACTGCATACGTTAGCTATCGAATATCCCTTCAATGAGGGAGATGTTACTGATGAGGTAATAATAAATATCTTAGGCCAAATCGGGTCAAATATAAAGGCCTTAATTCTAAATGGATGTAGCGATCTAACTGATTCCATGGTGATTAATGGAATGACATCATTCTTGGCAGATAATAGATCACTGACTGTATTGGAGTTAGAGGAATTGAATTCTATATCCACTGACAGCCTGATGTACTTTTTTAATGCCGTCCCACTTCCAAATTTAAAGCATTGcagtttgaaaagatgcTCTCAAATTGGAGATATGGCTGTTATTGAACTTCTATTAAATGACGCCAAAGAATCACTGGAATATCTTAATCTAAACTCAATTAAAGCGTTGACTAAGGAATCTATTTTAATGATGAGCTGCCCTAAACTTACGCATCTCGACGTTTCATTTGTAAGATGCGTTGATGATAGCGTTGTGGAAAAGGTTGGGTCTCAAAATCCAAGTCTTAAATTGATGGAGGTCTTTGGTGATAATTTGATTACGCGCAAGGCGAAACTGTCTCTTGGTTTGACTCTTACTGGCCGTGAAAGTGACACTATATGA
- the IPI3 gene encoding chromatin-binding/pre-rRNA-processing protein IPI3 (similar to Saccharomyces cerevisiae IPI3 (YNL182C); ancestral locus Anc_2.73), producing the protein MDEQIVFTTNDTASVANIHTYEQATLRQCTVGSKNSAVKVGNKYLFVAQGKKALINVYNIAGQHKRESIEQRLPLPEVINCLEVVESNGITYSRNEQHQHKLANFDLPYLLIGSTPSAKLYVWELSSGILLGVKPMAHYQSITKIQSIVGGKYIVTSGSDARVMIWQTMDLVSVDEPKPICILHDHTLSVTDFQVSSSSGDFLSSSGTKLFTVSEDATLRCYSLNLIGRSNKKESINPSLLATFSLPYAIQSVTLDPADRACYIGTKEGCFNLPLYYNLKDGKISNLVQSIDEGKPRIFSLVERIDEQQSIQDGEKLYAMGQLLCDKVIDVEVTKLEISMDGTLLVVGDSHGKVSIVEIYSKQILRTMEPLSTTQSLHGCVTNILITPQYVETDGQAIAETFKLGSLNNTQKIPTLQRVIYDKTKAGQLHEIWGQVGEDLDSTILPLNDFEKYMDQVKIQQTFFLQADKNSSQIKIVGEQDADVVKHSTKDPQIEELKANVQTLTEAYKELREMHEKLYQEHEALLARNHSIIDDSI; encoded by the coding sequence ATGGACGAGCAGATCGTTTTTACTACAAATGACACTGCCTCTGTGGCAAACATACATACCTATGAACAAGCAACCTTGAGACAGTGCACAGTAGGAAGTAAGAATAGTGCGGTAAAGGTGGGAAACAAGTACCTCTTTGTTGCACAAGGCAAAAAGGCTTTAATTAACGTATACAACATTGCAGGACAACACAAGAGAGAATCTATTGAACAGAGATTACCATTACCAGAGGTGATAAATTGTTTGGAAGTAGTAGAGAGTAATGGAATTACATATTCGAGAAACGAACAACATCAACATAAATTGGCAAATTTCGACCTTCCGTATCTTTTAATAGGTTCCACGCCATCCGCAAAACTTTATGTCTGGGAATTGAGCTCAGGTATCTTATTGGGCGTGAAACCTATGGCACATTACCAATCTATCACCAAAATACAATCGATCGTTGGTGGAAAATACATTGTCACTTCAGGTAGCGATGCACGAGTTATGATTTGGCAAACTATGGATCTTGTATCGGTTGATGAACCAAAGCCTATTTGCATTTTACATGATCACACACTATCCGTCACAGATTTTCAAGTTTCCAGCAGCAGTGGTGATTTCTTATCGTCCTCAGGAACCAAGTTATTCACCGTCTCAGAAGATGCTACTCTAAGATGCTATAGTTTAAATCTAATTGGCCGTAGCAATAAGAAAGAATCAATAAATCCAAGTCTACTGGCTACGTTTTCATTGCCATATGCAATACAGTCAGTTACTCTGGATCCTGCAGACAGGGCTTGCTACATAGGAACTAAGGAAGGTTGCTTCAACTTGCCGCTATATTACAACCTTAAGGATGGTAAAATATCAAACTTAGTTCAATCGATCGACGAAGGAAAACCCAGAATCTTCTCATTAGTAGAACGTATCGACGAACAGCAATCAATCCAGGATGGAGAAAAGCTATATGCCATGGGTCAGCTCTTATGTGATAAAGTTATTGACGTGGAGGTTACCAAATTGGAAATTTCAATGGATGGTACTCTTCTGGTGGTAGGTGATTCTCATGGAAAGGTGTCTATTGTCGAAATATACTCCAAACAAATTTTAAGAACAATGGAACCGCTTTCAACAACTCAATCTCTTCATGGCTGTGTAACAAATATCCTCATTACCCCACAATATGTTGAAACGGATGGGCAAGCTATTGCAGAAACATTCAAACTAGGTTCTTTAAACAACACACAAAAGATCCCGACTTTACAAAGAGTAATATATGATAAAACAAAGGCAGGTCAATTGCACGAAATTTGGGGCCAAGTAGGTGAAGATCTAGACAGCACCATCCTACCGTTAAAcgactttgaaaaatacatgGATCAAGTCAAGATTCAACAAACCTTTTTCTTGCAGGCCGACAAGAACAGTAGTCAAATTAAAATCGTCGGAGAACAGGACGCAGATGTTGTCAAACACTCCACGAAGGATCCACAGATAGAAGAACTCAAGGCAAACGTTCAAACATTAACGGAGGCTTACAAAGAGTTGCGGGAAATGCACGAAAAATTGTATCAAGAGCATGAAGCATTACTCGCCAGAAATCATTCGATTATAGACGACAGTatataa
- the MRPL22 gene encoding mitochondrial 54S ribosomal protein uL22m (similar to Saccharomyces cerevisiae MRPL22 (YNL177C); ancestral locus Anc_2.78) produces the protein MFLCQRYTSGVIRFPLASGYAYRSKQFYHIGRTLLNESNSSLFGGLTKKVNLNDDDPSKISNRMAIAADVENAEDGEDGKIRDSITVDNDTLLQKYIQSSQQSEKLAHKLLLSPLKRKLYQANCTLNGGFYKKDSVVTLPGSQEKFKLKLTREEIDVLEPSVYVKSYRIKSSMKKATVLLRLLNGLDAKKALTQCHFSPKKIAREVAELLERGIKDGEKLGLNPDDLYISQIWTGSDGRWLKRMDYKARGRIGIITHPYVHVRCILKSKSVTKKRLAYESQVKEQRKKPWVQLAEKPIRGTPGGAYKW, from the coding sequence ATGTTTTTGTGCCAGAGATATACCTCAGGTGTCATTAGATTCCCTTTGGCAAGTGGATATGCTTACAGAAGTAAACAATTTTACCATATTGGTCGTACACTTCTGAATGAATCAAATAGTTCCTTGTTTGGGGGATTGACGAAAAAGGTGAATTTGAATGACGACGATCCAAGCAAAATATCAAACAGAATGGCCATTGCGGCAGATGTTGAGAACGCCGAGGATGGCGAAGATGGTAAAATCAGAGATTCTATCACAGTTGATAATGATACACTGCTACAGAAGTATATACAGTCCAGCCAACAGTCAGAGAAACTGGCGCATAAGCTTTTACTATCACcgctgaaaagaaagctcTATCAAGCCAATTGCACTTTGAATGGTGGATTTTATAAGAAGGACTCCGTAGTAACATTGCCAGGATCTCAAGAAAAGTTCAAGTTAAAATTGACGcgagaagaaattgatgtATTAGAGCCATCCGTTTATGTTAAATCTTACAGAATTAAGTCATCTATGAAGAAAGCTACCGTTTTACTTAGGTTACTGAATGGGCTCGATGCTAAGAAGGCACTTACTCAATGCCATTTTTCCCCTAAGAAAATTGCTCGTGAAGTAGCGGAGCTCCTGGAAAGAGGAATAAAAGATGGTGAAAAGTTGGGATTAAATCCAGATGACTTATACATATCTCAGATATGGACTGGAAGTGATGGACGCTGGCTCAAAAGGATGGACTATAAAGCCAGAGGTAGAATAGGTATTATAACACATCCCTACGTCCATGTTAGAtgtattttgaaatcaaagagtGTAACCAAAAAAAGACTAGCTTACGAGTCTCAAGTAAAAgaacaaaggaaaaaaccATGGGTACAACTAGCGGAGAAACCAATTAGAGGAACACCTGGAGGTGCATATAAATGGTGA
- the RHO5 gene encoding Rho family GTPase RHO5 (similar to Saccharomyces cerevisiae RHO5 (YNL180C); ancestral locus Anc_2.75) has translation MRSIKCVVVGDGAVGKTSLLISYTTNTFPQDYIPTVFDNYSTTVLLPNPYFDEESDDSKDDSQLFKLNLWDTAGQEEYDRLRPLSYPQTDVFLVCFSISEPSSLKNVVDKWCPEILQNSGLESTDFYKKLGKYPIFLVGTKSDLRESAGEAERLKELNSDFVSQDEIDSVVKQCGFIGYVECSAATQSGVREVFEQSVSSVVYDPEKVDKDKLRAERKQVRDQQQQNEKEQQRQLAQEPIQGQQQQQKQKQQQKVLYENSAESTVKPQKKKRITPASGVKYLKKLKKKSTCAIL, from the coding sequence ATGAGATCAATCAAATGTGTTGTGGTGGGAGACGGTGCAGTTGGTAAGACGTCTTTGCTTATATCGTACACCACAAATACCTTTCCGCAGGATTATATCCCAACAGTTTTTGATAATTATTCTACAACGGTTCTATTGCCAAATCCGTATTTCGATGAGGAAAGTGATGATTCTAAGGACGATTCTCAATTGTTCAAGTTGAACTTGTGGGATACTGCTGGCCAGGAAGAGTATGATCGTTTGAGACCATTGTCATATCCTCAGACAGATGTTTTCCTTGTGTGTTTTTCGATTAGCGAGCCAagttcattgaaaaatgtcgTTGATAAATGGTGTCCTGAGATACTTCAAAATTCTGGTTTAGAGAGCACAGATTTCTACAAGAAATTGGGTAAATACCCAATTTTTCTCGTTGGTACAAAGTCTGATTTGCGAGAATCAGCAGGTGAGGCAGAAAGATTGAAGGAATTGAATTCTGATTTTGTCTCACAAGATGAGATCGATAGTGTCGTTAAACAATGTGGTTTTATCGGTTATGTTGAATGCTCTGCAGCAACTCAATCAGGTGTGAGGGAAGTCTTTGAGCAGTCGGTTTCTTCGGTTGTTTATGACCCagaaaaagttgataaaGACAAATTAAGAGCTGAAAGGAAGCAAGTAAGAGAccagcaacagcaaaatgaaaaggagCAGCAGCGTCAACTAGCACAAGAACCAATTCAAGgacagcagcagcagcaaaaaCAGaagcaacaacaaaaagttttatATGAAAACTCTGCGGAGAGCACAGTGAAGCcgcagaagaagaagagaataaCCCCTGCCTCTGGTGtaaaatatctgaaaaagttaaagaagaaatcaactTGTGCTATACTGTAA
- the NOP6 gene encoding Nop6p (similar to Saccharomyces cerevisiae NOP6 (YDL213C); ancestral locus Anc_2.72) — MVEEKLTKKQQKAQQFRKPKEEREKDNQLKRVQQEETQSKDEEPVKKKRKTRRGRGGKGRDQSKSSNRFLLFVGGLPKDITQTELQSHFKSSSPDFIRIRPDKGIAFLEFDGDKDQKNIQSRMDIALLQHRTLLKDKKINVELTVGGGGNSSDRVQKLRNKNIKFEEERRTRMAKMIQESSQKKSNAAISTTKAAEQQPSLLPQGIHPDRAKLIK, encoded by the coding sequence ATGGTGGAAGAAAAGCTGACCAAGAAGCAGCAGAAAGCTCAACAGTTCAGAAAGCCTAAAGAAGAACGTGAGAAGGACAATCAATTGAAGCGAGTACAGCAAGAAGAAACACAGAGTAAGGATGAAGAGCCCGttaagaagaaaagaaaaacacgCAGAGGACGTGGTGGAAAGGGGCGTGATCAGAGTAAGAGCAGCAATAGATTTCTACTTTTTGTTGGTGGCTTGCCCAAGGATATAACACAGACAGAGCTACAATCtcatttcaaatcaagTTCTCCAGATTTCATTAGAATTCGCCCGGATAAGGGAATTGCATTCCTAGAGTTTGACGGAGATAAAGATCAGAAAAACATTCAAAGTCGTATGGATATCGCTCTGCTTCAACACAGAACTCTCCTCAAAGACAAGAAGATCAATGTGGAATTGACAgttggtggtggtggaaACAGCTCAGATAGAGTACAGAAACtaagaaataaaaatatcaagttCGAGGAGGAACGTCGTACGAGAATGGCCAAGATGATCCAAGAGAGCTCTCAGAAGAAGAGTAACGCTGCCATCTCGACGACGAAAGCAGCTGAGCAGCAGCCGTCGTTGCTTCCCCAGGGTATCCATCCCGATAGAGCCAAGCTAATTAAATAA
- the PBR1 gene encoding putative oxidoreductase (similar to Saccharomyces cerevisiae YNL181W; ancestral locus Anc_2.74), producing MPLNILETAIIKGTDHIPYFHQIKVATPIVVTAGLIKYWSRGGSNTWERKLHGKVYIVTGATSQGMGTSALLEMALLGAQLIVLTRTVDEWTTDWCNDLREKTGNDLIYIEKCDLSDLHQVRKFATGWLNNSPPRRLDGVIIMSGEMEPWGIPTISPPVRRSSVDGLELQMATNFAGIFHLLDLLQPSFKAQPPDRSVRILVTTCWLQSLGDVKEEDALWQSQKFNSSLKFFASSKLQLSLTILELQRRIRTEMQKTKHDGVERTGRNVSVALVQPGTMRSLSLRRVISNGSVVILLIFYCLLLYPLLFLFTKSGRRGAQSVLYALMTPELEEVNLKDDEVKYISDCALVQLPRKEFKDHELQKKLYDNTKRDIYELEKKMAIKRNQKKKD from the coding sequence ATGCCTTTAAATATATTAGAGACAGCAATAATTAAAGGTACTGATCATATACCATATTTCCACCAAATCAAAGTTGCTACTCCCATTGTTGTCACGGCAGGTCTGATCAAGTATTGGTCGCGTGGAGGCTCCAATACATGGGAAAGAAAACTCCATGGGAAAGTTTACATAGTGACAGGAGCAACATCTCAAGGTATGGGGACCTCCGCTCTCCTAGAGATGGCATTACTAGGTGCGCAATTGATTGTTCTAACTAGAACTGTAGATGAGTGGACGACCGACTGGTGTAATGATCTTCGAGAGAAAACAGGTAATGATCTTatttatattgaaaaatgtgaTTTAAGCGATTTGCATCAAGTGCGTAAATTTGCCACAGGCTGGTTAAATAATTCACCACCAAGAAGACTTGACGGTGTAATAATAATGTCTGGAGAAATGGAACCATGGGGCATTCCAACTATATCTCCACCTGTCAGAAGATCTTCTGTGGATGGATTAGAGTTACAAATGGCTACCAATTTTGCCGgtatttttcatcttttagATTTGTTGCAACCTAGTTTCAAGGCGCAACCACCAGACAGGAGTGTAAGAATTCTTGTAACAACCTGCTGGTTACAGTCACTTGGTGATGTCAAGGAGGAAGATGCACTCTGGCAATCACAAAAATTCAACAgttcattgaaattttttgctaGCAGTAAATTGCAACTATCCCTAACGATTTTAGAACtacaaagaagaattaGAACAGAGATGCAGAAAACAAAGCATGATGGAGTTGAAAGAACTGGTAGAAATGTTTCAGTCGCATTAGTGCAACCAGGCACAATGCGCTCGCTTAGTTTGCGCCGTGTGATAAGTAATGGATCAGTTGTGATattattgattttctattgTTTACTATTGTACCCattattgtttttattCACAAAGAGTGGACGTCGCGGTGCTCAAAGTGTACTTTATGCACTAATGACACCAGAACTGGAAGAGGTAAATCTGAAAGACGATGAAGTTAAATATATTTCTGATTGTGCACTTGTTCAATTGCCACGTAAAGAGTTCAAAGATCACGAactacaaaaaaaactatatGATAACACCAAAAGAGATATATATGAActggagaaaaaaatggcaattaagagaaatcaaaagaaaaaggacTAG
- the TDA7 gene encoding Tda7p (similar to Saccharomyces cerevisiae YDL211C and YNL176C; ancestral locus Anc_2.79) → MNFNATLSRSSNTISLSTGYFLTTASDEGDLSSFTISPSLSAGSASSATSKSSLSFSIVMPSSLRLDGNETDSTTAASSTGPRSTSSSGESVQGAFTGSHSYNTSRGLEASSSSRTLLPNEFTSLEISSSTALTTSESTGSMFGLSSSIHSSISWNQSSADMAQTRDSSSNMKTTSLSDTTSSSLPLASSSQSSDKLSSTGQSSPYATSSTLQNSTPMFLTSQTLVAPSFSSLPSSSYQESVTSSILSLPSSLSDSGFSISTSSDSIYLFYTQMYEITGSSTTFETGLPTKTVLNINAATSGFNSQKTTMTTGVDFYERWMRANQDRSRSNSSQANRDKIIGGVVGGVGGFIACCLVIFFIYWKRRTGQRETVKGFSSEIGRRAGYPWPASGDDTNEEKDALDDHNADTILARIRNGTMLRNKPPQQAPLVDESDPFQNEFNFESRRRPRPPLPPPRKAASVQNQPPTSVESRNVGQILEMDPEENRYSYISSMSESSALVDDSTMSSTSIRLGMYGHNNTVSDSTQGFFREVI, encoded by the coding sequence ATGAATTTCAATGCTACACTTTCCAGATCATCAAACACCATTAGTTTATCGACGGGCTATTTTTTGACAACAGCAAGTGATGAGGGGGATTTAAGTTCGTTTACGATAAGCCCATCTCTAAGTGCTGGTTCAGCCTCTTCAGCTACATCCAAGTCATCATTGAGCTTCTCTATTGTCATGCCCTCAAGCTTGCGCTTGGACGGTAACGAAACTGATTCTACAACCGCAGCCTCTAGCACAGGTCCTAGGTCTACATCATCTTCGGGAGAGTCAGTTCAAGGAGCATTCACAGGATCTCATTCGTATAATACCTCCAGAGGTTTAGAAGCCTCGTCCTCCTCAAGAACTCTTCTCCCGAATGAGTTTACCTCGCTAGAAATCTCTTCCAGCACTGCTTTGACAACTTCAGAATCCACTGGTTCAATGTTCGGACTTTCATCGTCAATTCATTCGTCAATTAGTTGGAACCAATCTTCAGCAGATATGGCACAAACGCGAGATTCATCAAGCAACATGAAAACAACGTCCTTATCAGACACTACATCATCGTCTTTGCCGCTCGCTTCCTCTTCTCAGTCATCAGACAAATTATCATCAACAGGACAATCATCACCATATGCTACATCCTCAACGCTACAGAACTCAACGCCAATGTTTCTGACCTCGCAGACGTTAGTGGCGCCTTCCTTCTCATCTTTACCCTCATCCTCTTATCAAGAATCGGTCACCTCTTCCATTCTATCCTTACCTAGCTCCTTGAGTGATAGTGGATTCTCAATCTCAACAAGCTCTGATTCCATTTATCTTTTCTACACCCAAATGTACGAAATAACAGGATCAAGTAcaacttttgaaactgGACTTCCGACAAAAACTGTCCTAAACATAAACGCAGCCACATCAGGTTTCAATTCACAAAAGACTACAATGACTACAGGGGTTGATTTCTATGAACGCTGGATGAGAGCAAATCAAGACCGTTCGAGAAGCAATTCCAGTCAAGCCAATAGAGATAAAATAATAGGTGGAGTAGTTGGCGGTGTTGGAGGCTTCATAGCCTGCTGCTTagtgatattttttatatattggaaaagaaggaCTGGTCAAAGGGAGACTGTTAAGGGTTTCAGTTCAGAAATAGGTCGCAGGGCAGGTTACCCATGGCCAGCATCTGGTGATGATACCaacgaagaaaaagatgcGCTTGATGATCACAATGCGGATACTATTTTGGCGCGAATAAGGAATGGTACAATGTTGCGAAATAAGCCACCGCAGCAAGCACCCCTAGTAGATGAAAGTGAtccatttcaaaatgagTTCAACTTTGAATCAAGAAGGCGCCCACGCCCGCCTTTGCCGCCCCCAAGGAAAGCTGCTTCAGTACAAAATCAACCTCCAACATCCGTTGAATCGCGCAATGTGGGGCAGATACTGGAGATGGATCCAGAAGAGAACAGGTATTCTTATATATCATCTATGAGCGAATCCTCGGCTTTGGTGGATGATTCAACCATGTCATCCACATCTATACGTTTGGGGATGTATGGTCACAACAATACAGTTTCAGATAGTACACAAGGATTTTTTCGGGAGGTTATATAA
- the SHR3 gene encoding Shr3p (similar to Saccharomyces cerevisiae SHR3 (YDL212W); ancestral locus Anc_2.77) translates to MMSYKDVCKVGTGLILVATSFIMGVFYSNQIYDYQLLFGKNTTQLHFDNALRHYQTMHDVPHPVFYLLCGIAAMGLIGCIIRVYKPNPDLQLFEYCSLGLYVFGVCVFITNIKTGVDCSVVHNWGEVSENEGLAVLGSSNVILLLLFSGVILLQGGLWYTSWEHQQRLDKFFAEEAAEVKAKAAAATVSDSAASKKKENKKQK, encoded by the coding sequence ATGATGAGCTATAAGGATGTTTGTAAAGTTGGCACGGGTCTGATTCTTGTTGCTACATCATTTATTATGGGTGTTTTTTATTCGAACCAAATATATGATTATCAGTTACTGTTTGGCAAAAATACAACTCAACTACATTTTGATAATGCTTTAAGACATTACCAAACCATGCATGATGTTCCTCATCCAGTTTTCTATCTTTTATGTGGAATTGCCGCCATGGGTTTGATAGGTTGCATCATCAGGGTTTATAAACCAAATCCAGATTTACAGTTATTCGAGTACTGCTCTTTAGGTCTTTACGTATTTGGTGTCTGTGTCTTTATTACAAATATCAAAACAGGTGTTGACTGTTCTGTTGTCCATAACTGGGGTGAAGTCTCTGAAAATGAAGGTTTGGCCGTTTTAGGTTCTTCTAATGTTATCTTACTTTTGCTATTTTCAGGTGTCATTTTATTACAAGGTGGCTTATGGTACACCAGCTGGGAACATCAACAGAGACTCGACAAGTTTTTTGCAGAGGAGGCTGCTGAAGTTAAAGCTAAGGCTGCTGCCGCAACTGTCAGTGATTCTGCAGCTTctaagaagaaagagaacaaaaagcaaaaatga